Proteins encoded within one genomic window of Scomber japonicus isolate fScoJap1 chromosome 16, fScoJap1.pri, whole genome shotgun sequence:
- the jdp2a gene encoding jun dimerization protein 2: MQRFPLFKIYSRPLADQKKRHLLHLGSKSAVVTTESDTMPGQIPDPSVTAGSLPSLGPLAGISATTLTDKLKFGDLQEFGTMLSPLHFLDSLGKRPLVIKTERDEEEERRKRRREKNKVAAARCRNKKKERTDYLQKESERLEMLNSDLKAQIEELKLERQQLILMLNRHRPTCIVRTDSVKTPESEVNPLLLQLEAK, from the exons ATGCAACGATtcccactttttaaaatctacTCTCGACCCTTGGCAGACCAGAAGAAAAGACATTTGTTACACCTGGGATCAAAGTCAG CTGTGGTCACGACCGAGTCTGACACGATGCCAGGACAAATCCCAGATCCCTCTGTGACAGCAGGCTCCCTGCCTAGTCTGGGCCCACTAGCTGGGATCTCAGCCACCACGCTGACTGACAAACTCAAATTTGGTGACCTCCAGGAGTTTGGAACTATGCTGTCACCTCTGCACTTCTTGGACAGTCTGGGGAAGAGGCCCCTGGTCATCAAGACTGAG agagatgaagaggaagagaggaggaaacgaaggcgagagaaaaacaaagtggCTGCAGCGCGATGtcgaaacaaaaagaaagagaggacagaTTATCTACAAAAG GAATCGGAGCGACTAGAAATGTTAAACTCTGATCTTAAAGCCCAGATTGAGGAGCTGAAGCTTGAGCGACAGCAGCTGATCCTCATGCTTAACCGCCATCGTCCCACGTGTATTGTCAGGACAGACAGTGTCAAAACCCCGGAGAGCGAGGTGAACCCcttgctgctgcagctggaggCCAAGTGA